One window from the genome of Halostella litorea encodes:
- a CDS encoding DoxX family membrane protein — translation MATAAGRAATRGPSAAAISRAGLGSMILLAGVHKLLAPEAWALYVVDWLAPWLVVSPVTFMLINGVLEVGFGAAILADRYTAVAAAVAAVSLTATVGYLAVVAVTHDGLFVDVLIRDVGLAGLAWAVLAASLRRE, via the coding sequence ATCGCGACGGCGGCCGGGCGCGCGGCGACGCGGGGGCCGTCCGCGGCGGCGATATCGCGGGCGGGCCTCGGGTCGATGATACTGCTCGCCGGGGTCCACAAGCTGCTCGCGCCCGAGGCGTGGGCGCTGTACGTCGTCGACTGGCTCGCGCCGTGGCTCGTCGTCTCGCCGGTGACGTTCATGCTGATAAACGGCGTCCTCGAAGTCGGCTTCGGCGCGGCGATCCTCGCGGACCGCTACACGGCGGTCGCCGCGGCGGTGGCCGCCGTCTCGCTCACCGCGACCGTGGGGTACCTCGCCGTCGTCGCGGTCACCCACGACGGGCTGTTCGTCGACGTGCTGATCCGGGACGTGGGACTGGCGGGGCTCGCGTGGGCGGTGCTGGCTGCGTCGCTCCGGCGGGAGTGA
- a CDS encoding acyl-CoA carboxylase subunit beta: MKVRIGEAASDEEASAIAAALAEHVRDDVEVYVGDADEPAATHAVAAGGDRPAPDDLGPTEREERLREEIADIEAGGPEKYRDRLEEQGKLFVRDRLDLWFGEDGIAFEDGRFANFDSWHPDGLNADEDTDDRLPGDGLLTGAAEFDGRDVHFMANDFTVKAGSMAEKGVEKFLRMQQRALKSGQPVLYLMDSSGARIDQQRGFFANREGIGKYYYNHSMLSGRVPQICVLYGPCIAGAAYTPVFSDFTVMVEGISAMAIASPRMVKMVTGEDIDMQDLGGARVHAEHSGSADLVARDEEHARELVSQLVTYLPDSADDDPPRAEPRAPAASPAGIDSVVPESPNKGYDMEDVIERVVDGGSYFPLQPDYGSEIITAFARVDGRPVGIVANQPAQRAGAIFPDAAGKAAEFIWKCDAYGIPLLYLCDTPGFMAGSGVEKEGILEQGKKFIYATSSATVPKQTVVVRKAYGAGIYAMGGPAYDPESTIALPSGEIAVMGPEAAINAVYRRKIDEIDDEDERERFVEEKRAEYRRDIDVHRMASEVVIDEIVPPSELREELAARFAFYEDVEKDLPDKKHGTVL; the protein is encoded by the coding sequence ATGAAAGTCCGCATCGGCGAGGCGGCGAGCGACGAGGAGGCCTCGGCCATCGCGGCGGCGCTGGCCGAGCACGTCCGGGACGACGTGGAAGTGTACGTCGGCGACGCCGACGAGCCGGCGGCCACCCACGCGGTCGCCGCCGGCGGGGACCGGCCCGCGCCGGACGACCTCGGCCCGACCGAGCGCGAGGAGCGGCTCCGCGAGGAGATCGCCGACATCGAGGCGGGCGGCCCCGAGAAGTACCGCGACCGCCTGGAGGAGCAGGGGAAGCTGTTCGTCCGCGACCGGCTCGACCTCTGGTTCGGCGAGGACGGGATCGCCTTCGAGGACGGCCGCTTCGCCAACTTCGACAGCTGGCACCCGGACGGGCTGAACGCCGACGAGGACACGGACGACCGCCTGCCGGGCGACGGCCTGCTGACGGGGGCGGCCGAGTTCGACGGCCGCGACGTCCACTTCATGGCCAACGACTTCACCGTGAAGGCCGGCAGCATGGCCGAGAAGGGCGTCGAGAAGTTCCTCCGGATGCAACAGCGCGCGCTCAAAAGCGGGCAGCCGGTGCTCTACCTGATGGACTCCTCGGGCGCGCGGATCGACCAGCAGCGCGGCTTCTTCGCCAACCGCGAGGGGATCGGGAAGTACTACTACAACCACTCGATGCTCTCCGGGCGCGTCCCGCAGATCTGCGTGCTCTACGGCCCCTGCATCGCCGGCGCGGCGTACACGCCCGTCTTCTCCGATTTTACCGTCATGGTCGAGGGGATCAGCGCGATGGCGATCGCCAGCCCCCGGATGGTGAAGATGGTCACCGGCGAGGACATCGACATGCAGGACCTGGGCGGCGCGCGGGTCCACGCCGAACACTCCGGCAGCGCCGACCTGGTCGCCCGGGACGAGGAGCACGCCCGCGAACTCGTCTCGCAGCTGGTCACCTACCTGCCGGACAGCGCGGACGACGACCCGCCGCGGGCCGAGCCACGAGCGCCGGCGGCGTCGCCCGCCGGGATCGACTCGGTGGTGCCCGAGAGTCCGAACAAGGGCTACGACATGGAGGACGTCATCGAGCGCGTCGTCGACGGCGGCTCGTACTTCCCGCTCCAGCCCGACTACGGCTCGGAGATCATCACCGCCTTCGCCCGCGTCGACGGCCGGCCGGTCGGCATCGTCGCCAACCAGCCGGCCCAGCGCGCCGGCGCGATCTTCCCCGACGCCGCGGGGAAGGCGGCGGAGTTCATCTGGAAGTGCGACGCCTACGGGATCCCGCTGCTGTACCTCTGTGACACCCCCGGCTTCATGGCCGGCTCCGGCGTCGAGAAGGAGGGCATCCTCGAACAGGGCAAGAAGTTCATCTACGCCACCTCGTCGGCCACGGTGCCCAAACAGACCGTCGTCGTCCGGAAGGCCTACGGCGCGGGCATCTACGCGATGGGGGGGCCCGCCTACGACCCCGAGAGTACCATCGCCCTCCCGAGCGGCGAGATCGCCGTAATGGGTCCGGAAGCCGCCATCAACGCCGTCTACCGCCGGAAGATAGACGAGATCGACGACGAGGACGAGCGGGAGCGCTTCGTCGAGGAGAAGCGCGCGGAGTACCGCCGCGACATCGACGTCCACCGGATGGCCAGCGAGGTCGTCATCGACGAGATCGTGCCGCCGAGCGAACTCCGCGAGGAGTTAGCTGCCCGCTTCGCGTTCTACGAGGACGTCGAGAAGGACCTGCCCGACAAGAAACACGGGACGGTGCTGTAG
- a CDS encoding redoxin domain-containing protein, producing MLSEGGTAPDFALPGVDGRNPATYELVRSIEDAAATVLAFVPSAHAPVCEDDLRALGASGWANRDDLLVWAVTGDTVFANAAAGDRLGLDFPLLSDRRGSIADAYGVRLDDWHAHRDLPGRALFVVAPDWTVRHARSLDPFETPAGSPFDGVAAALAALGVDVDAPSVEYSVDG from the coding sequence ATGCTCTCCGAGGGCGGAACCGCGCCGGACTTCGCGCTGCCCGGCGTCGACGGACGGAACCCCGCGACGTACGAACTGGTGCGGTCCATCGAGGACGCCGCCGCGACGGTGCTCGCGTTCGTCCCGTCGGCCCACGCGCCCGTCTGCGAGGACGACCTGCGCGCGCTCGGGGCGTCGGGGTGGGCCAACCGGGACGACCTCCTCGTCTGGGCGGTCACCGGCGACACGGTGTTCGCCAACGCGGCCGCCGGTGACCGCCTTGGTCTGGACTTCCCGCTTCTCAGCGACCGCCGCGGGTCGATCGCCGACGCGTACGGCGTCCGCCTCGACGACTGGCACGCCCACCGCGACCTGCCGGGCCGCGCGCTGTTCGTGGTGGCGCCGGACTGGACTGTCCGCCACGCCCGGTCGCTCGACCCCTTCGAGACGCCCGCCGGGTCGCCGTTCGACGGCGTCGCCGCGGCGCTTGCGGCCCTCGGAGTCGACGTCGACGCGCCGTCCGTCGAGTACAGCGTCGACGGTTGA
- a CDS encoding class 1 fructose-bisphosphatase, which yields MSTIQRESVTDEVLDAVSEAVPQVREGLRGRRETVGSENATGDDQKAADVWADRHLADRITEIEGVGQFVSEERDAPVDCGSGLAVALDPLDGSSNLESNNLMGTIVAVYEDELPARGRSLVGAAYVLYGPIATMVSAVDGTVTEHEIVDGERRPIERDMAIPDDPTVYGFGGRTPEWPPEFAEYAGEIESELKLRYGGSLVGDVNQVIGYGGVFSYPALQSRPEGKLRLQFEGNPMAYIVESAGGRSSDGEQSLLDVEPERIHQRVPLHIGNEELIDRLESKVER from the coding sequence ATGAGCACGATACAGCGCGAATCCGTGACCGACGAGGTACTGGACGCCGTCTCCGAGGCGGTGCCGCAGGTCCGGGAGGGCCTGCGCGGCCGGCGCGAGACGGTCGGCTCCGAGAACGCGACCGGCGACGACCAGAAGGCCGCCGACGTGTGGGCCGACCGCCACCTCGCCGACCGGATCACCGAGATAGAGGGCGTCGGCCAGTTCGTCAGCGAGGAGCGCGACGCGCCGGTCGACTGCGGGAGCGGACTCGCCGTCGCCCTCGACCCGCTCGACGGCTCGTCGAACCTGGAGTCGAACAACCTGATGGGCACCATCGTCGCCGTCTACGAGGACGAACTCCCCGCGCGGGGCCGCTCGCTCGTCGGCGCGGCGTACGTGCTGTACGGGCCGATCGCGACGATGGTGTCGGCCGTCGACGGGACGGTGACCGAACACGAGATCGTCGACGGCGAGCGCCGCCCGATCGAGCGCGACATGGCGATCCCGGACGACCCGACGGTGTACGGCTTCGGCGGCCGCACCCCGGAGTGGCCCCCCGAGTTCGCCGAGTATGCCGGCGAGATCGAGTCCGAACTGAAACTCCGCTACGGCGGGTCGCTGGTCGGCGACGTGAACCAAGTGATCGGCTACGGCGGCGTGTTCTCCTACCCGGCGCTGCAGTCCCGGCCGGAGGGGAAACTGCGGCTCCAGTTCGAGGGCAACCCGATGGCGTACATCGTCGAATCGGCCGGCGGCCGCTCCTCGGACGGCGAGCAGTCGCTGCTGGACGTCGAACCCGAGCGGATCCACCAGCGAGTCCCGCTGCACATCGGCAACGAGGAACTGATCGACCGGCTGGAGTCGAAGGTCGAGCGCTGA
- a CDS encoding class I fructose-bisphosphate aldolase, with product MIPLTDEAITRDGNVLILAMDHGLEHGPTDFEAVPETLDPETVFDIATHDAVTSLAVQKGVAETYYPSYEDDVNLLAKLNGTSNLWMGEPYSPKNWTVENAIDLGADAVGYTVYSGSNHEPEMYEDFRDVQEAAHDRDLPVVMWSYPRGQGLKNDTKGEVIAYGTRIALELGADVAKVKYPGSKEAMEWAVDAAGEAKVVMSGGSKTSDYEFLSSVEAVMDAGGAGLAVGRNVWQRDDPEAILDALEQVIFEGASAEEAIE from the coding sequence ATGATCCCGCTGACCGACGAGGCGATCACCCGGGACGGGAACGTACTGATCCTCGCGATGGACCACGGCCTCGAACACGGGCCGACGGACTTCGAGGCGGTGCCGGAGACGCTGGACCCGGAGACGGTGTTCGACATCGCGACGCACGACGCCGTCACGTCGCTCGCCGTTCAGAAGGGCGTCGCCGAGACGTACTACCCCTCCTACGAGGACGACGTGAACCTGCTCGCCAAGTTGAACGGGACGAGCAACCTCTGGATGGGCGAACCGTACTCCCCGAAGAACTGGACCGTGGAGAACGCGATCGACCTGGGCGCGGACGCGGTCGGCTACACCGTCTACTCCGGGTCGAACCACGAACCGGAGATGTACGAGGACTTCCGCGATGTCCAGGAGGCCGCCCACGACCGCGACCTCCCGGTCGTCATGTGGTCGTACCCGCGCGGCCAGGGGCTGAAAAACGACACCAAGGGCGAGGTGATCGCGTACGGCACGCGGATCGCGCTCGAACTCGGGGCCGACGTGGCGAAGGTGAAATACCCCGGCAGCAAGGAGGCGATGGAGTGGGCGGTCGACGCCGCGGGCGAGGCGAAAGTCGTGATGAGCGGCGGCTCGAAGACCTCCGACTACGAGTTCCTGAGCAGCGTCGAGGCGGTGATGGACGCCGGCGGCGCGGGCCTGGCCGTCGGTCGCAACGTCTGGCAGCGCGATGACCCCGAGGCGATCCTGGACGCGCTCGAACAGGTGATATTCGAGGGCGCGTCCGCCGAGGAAGCCATAGAATGA
- a CDS encoding DUF7409 domain-containing protein produces MTQEETADGSEDRTDLLYVGEATAAAMAEAGIDAADVRRKSVSYRGLVDAGVNPGVATKIRREHSLHWSLDEQGADLDDRSRTVRGLRDGERDWVAASGVDLGDSSDEGTDAAGDWTPSERDASAASTDDGSALTDGDWTPTGDVPEERTDPAGDWSPAADAEPAEPAETDGSGAAEAAESAWRERSRPDPLTELPSVDEDDADRLGEAGVTSVRRLATADPEHVADVLDMDEAVVTEWHAAATDRLGE; encoded by the coding sequence GTGACCCAAGAGGAGACGGCCGACGGGAGCGAGGACCGCACCGACCTGCTGTACGTCGGCGAGGCGACCGCGGCGGCGATGGCCGAGGCGGGCATCGACGCGGCCGACGTGCGGCGGAAGTCGGTGTCGTACCGGGGGTTGGTCGACGCCGGCGTCAACCCGGGCGTCGCGACGAAGATCCGCCGCGAGCACTCGCTCCACTGGAGCCTGGACGAGCAGGGCGCGGACCTGGACGACCGCTCCCGGACCGTCCGCGGCCTGCGCGACGGCGAGCGCGACTGGGTCGCCGCCAGCGGCGTCGACCTGGGCGACAGTTCCGACGAGGGGACGGACGCGGCCGGCGACTGGACGCCCTCGGAGCGCGACGCGTCGGCCGCGTCGACCGACGACGGCTCCGCCCTGACCGACGGCGACTGGACGCCGACGGGGGACGTGCCCGAGGAACGCACGGACCCGGCCGGCGACTGGTCGCCCGCGGCCGACGCCGAACCGGCGGAGCCCGCGGAGACCGACGGGAGCGGCGCGGCCGAGGCGGCCGAGTCAGCGTGGCGCGAGCGTTCCCGGCCCGACCCCCTGACGGAACTGCCGTCGGTCGACGAGGACGACGCCGACCGACTCGGCGAGGCCGGCGTCACCTCGGTCCGGCGGCTCGCCACGGCGGACCCGGAACACGTCGCCGACGTGCTCGACATGGACGAGGCGGTGGTCACCGAGTGGCACGCCGCGGCCACCGACCGGCTCGGCGAATGA
- a CDS encoding 3-hydroxyacyl-CoA dehydrogenase family protein, translating into MVRGLDSIERVGVVGAGTMGSGIAQVAATSGYDVTMRDVERAFVDRGFDSIDDSLGRLVERETLSEAEADAARDRIDGTTDLNDLADCDLVVEAAVEEMEIKRDIFGDLDDVTDDDVVLATNTSTLSITTIAAATDRPEAVVGIHFMNPVPVMEGVEVVDGEKTGEDTLALAHEFSESLGKTTWEADDKPGFVSNRILMPWINEGIRAYDEGVATKGDIDRGMKLGTNVPMGPLELADHVGLDVCLHATETLHEELGDRYKPAYLLKRKVEAGDLGKKTGEGFYEYD; encoded by the coding sequence ATGGTTCGCGGACTCGACTCCATCGAGCGCGTCGGCGTCGTAGGTGCAGGGACGATGGGCAGCGGCATCGCACAGGTCGCCGCGACGAGCGGCTACGACGTGACGATGCGCGACGTCGAACGGGCGTTCGTCGACCGGGGCTTCGACTCGATCGACGACAGCCTCGGCCGCCTCGTCGAGCGGGAGACGCTCTCCGAGGCCGAGGCCGACGCGGCACGCGACCGGATCGACGGGACGACCGACCTCAACGACCTGGCGGACTGCGACCTCGTCGTCGAGGCGGCCGTCGAGGAGATGGAGATAAAGCGGGATATCTTCGGGGACCTGGACGACGTGACCGACGACGACGTCGTACTGGCGACGAACACCTCGACGCTGTCGATCACGACGATAGCGGCCGCCACCGACCGCCCGGAAGCGGTCGTCGGGATCCACTTCATGAACCCCGTGCCGGTCATGGAGGGCGTGGAGGTCGTCGACGGGGAGAAGACGGGCGAGGACACCCTGGCGCTGGCCCACGAGTTCTCCGAGTCGCTTGGCAAGACCACATGGGAGGCCGACGACAAGCCCGGCTTCGTCTCCAACCGCATCCTCATGCCGTGGATAAACGAGGGGATCCGCGCCTACGACGAGGGCGTCGCGACGAAGGGGGACATCGACCGCGGGATGAAACTCGGCACGAACGTCCCGATGGGGCCGCTGGAACTGGCCGACCACGTCGGGCTGGACGTCTGCCTCCACGCCACCGAGACGCTCCACGAGGAACTGGGCGACCGCTACAAGCCGGCGTACCTGCTCAAGCGGAAAGTCGAGGCGGGCGACCTCGGGAAGAAGACGGGCGAGGGGTTCTACGAGTACGACTAG
- a CDS encoding phytoene/squalene synthase family protein, with protein sequence MHSGRSTRTVDENLQWCHDAVQGVSRTFAITIDALKEPMSSRICVGYLLCRIADTVEDAGHVPAAEKADLLRRYDRVLAPTDPTTVESFRAAVDPWLPDERSNDWDVVAAAPRVTSTYASLPGETRDALRDPVRELVGGMATFVERHADTGGLRIGTVEELEEYCWYAAGTVGDLITNLLVESADAERAATLEDNARSFALLLQLVNVAKDVSADYDEENNVYLPATWLADEGLAADEVSDPDRADDVARVVERVTEHAAGYLDDAQAYLEALPETDGNTLAAWAIPYLLAVATIRELRDRPTDVVTEGTVKVPRAEVHALIQRFESGAVAADDVGDLRARMAAAPLHETDR encoded by the coding sequence ATGCATTCGGGCCGTAGCACGCGGACGGTCGACGAGAACCTCCAGTGGTGCCACGACGCCGTACAGGGGGTCTCGCGGACGTTCGCGATCACGATCGACGCGCTGAAAGAGCCGATGTCGTCGCGGATCTGCGTCGGCTACCTCCTGTGTCGGATCGCCGACACCGTCGAGGACGCCGGCCACGTGCCGGCCGCCGAGAAAGCCGATCTGTTGCGGCGGTACGACCGGGTGCTCGCGCCGACCGACCCGACGACCGTCGAGTCGTTCCGCGCGGCGGTCGACCCGTGGCTCCCCGACGAGCGGAGCAACGACTGGGACGTGGTCGCGGCGGCCCCCCGCGTCACGAGCACGTACGCCTCGCTCCCCGGCGAGACCCGCGACGCCCTCCGCGACCCGGTCCGGGAACTCGTCGGCGGGATGGCGACGTTCGTCGAGCGCCACGCCGACACCGGCGGCCTCCGCATCGGGACCGTCGAGGAACTGGAGGAGTACTGCTGGTATGCCGCCGGCACGGTCGGCGACCTGATCACGAACCTGCTGGTCGAGAGCGCCGACGCCGAGCGCGCGGCGACCCTGGAGGACAACGCCCGGTCGTTCGCGCTGTTGCTCCAGTTGGTCAACGTCGCCAAGGACGTCTCCGCGGACTACGACGAGGAGAACAACGTGTACCTGCCGGCGACGTGGCTCGCTGACGAGGGCCTCGCCGCCGACGAGGTGTCGGACCCCGACCGCGCCGACGACGTGGCCCGAGTCGTCGAGCGCGTCACCGAGCACGCCGCCGGATACCTCGACGACGCGCAGGCGTACCTCGAAGCGCTCCCGGAGACCGACGGCAACACGCTGGCCGCGTGGGCGATCCCGTACCTGCTTGCGGTGGCGACGATCCGCGAACTCCGCGACCGCCCGACCGACGTGGTCACGGAGGGGACGGTGAAGGTGCCACGCGCGGAGGTCCACGCCCTGATACAGCGCTTCGAGTCCGGCGCGGTCGCGGCCGACGACGTCGGCGACCTGCGCGCCCGGATGGCCGCGGCGCCGCTACATGAGACGGACCGCTAG
- a CDS encoding acyl-CoA dehydrogenase, with protein MDFSLTAEQRQIRDMVAEFVDDEVVPRAAEIDHEDEFPADLVDEMAELGLMGMPFPEEYGGAGLDYHSYAIGLQEISRGSGGLGTVVAAHTSLAGNMLYAFGDEAQKERYLTPLNTGEDIGAFALSEAGAGSDVPAMETTAERDGDEYILDGGKLWISNGSVADTVTVFAKTDPDAGRKGISSFIVRPEEDDGFVVEGTEEKLGDKGCPTAELRFDGCRIPADRRLGEEGDGFVHALKTLNGGRITIAARGVGIAQAALDQALEYAQQREQFDQPIAEFQSIKHKLADMDTKLQAARMLMHRAADRKIRGEDFIKEAAQAKLYASEISREVANEGIQIHGGYGYTKDFPAERFYRDAKLNEIYEGTSEVLRNTIGDQLLD; from the coding sequence ATGGACTTCAGCCTCACCGCGGAACAGAGGCAGATCCGCGACATGGTCGCCGAGTTCGTCGACGACGAGGTCGTCCCCCGGGCGGCCGAAATCGACCACGAGGACGAGTTCCCGGCCGACCTAGTCGACGAGATGGCCGAACTGGGGCTCATGGGGATGCCGTTCCCCGAGGAGTACGGCGGCGCCGGGCTGGACTACCACTCCTACGCCATCGGCTTACAGGAGATCAGCCGCGGGAGCGGCGGCCTCGGCACGGTCGTGGCCGCCCACACCAGCCTCGCCGGGAACATGCTGTACGCGTTCGGCGACGAGGCCCAGAAGGAGCGCTACCTCACGCCGCTGAACACCGGCGAGGACATCGGCGCGTTCGCGCTCTCGGAGGCCGGGGCGGGCAGCGACGTGCCCGCCATGGAGACGACCGCCGAACGGGACGGCGACGAGTACATTCTCGACGGCGGGAAGCTGTGGATCTCGAACGGCTCCGTCGCGGACACGGTCACGGTCTTCGCAAAGACCGACCCCGACGCCGGCCGGAAGGGCATCTCCTCGTTCATCGTCCGCCCGGAGGAGGACGACGGCTTCGTCGTCGAGGGCACCGAGGAGAAACTCGGCGACAAGGGCTGTCCCACCGCCGAACTCCGCTTCGACGGCTGTCGGATCCCCGCCGACCGCCGCCTCGGCGAGGAGGGCGACGGGTTCGTCCACGCGCTCAAGACGCTGAACGGCGGCCGGATCACCATCGCGGCCCGCGGCGTCGGCATCGCGCAGGCGGCGTTGGACCAGGCCCTGGAGTACGCCCAGCAGCGCGAGCAGTTCGACCAGCCGATCGCGGAGTTCCAGTCGATAAAGCACAAGCTCGCCGACATGGACACGAAGCTCCAGGCCGCCCGCATGCTGATGCACCGCGCCGCCGACCGGAAGATCCGCGGCGAGGACTTCATCAAGGAGGCCGCGCAGGCGAAGCTGTACGCCAGCGAGATCAGCCGCGAGGTCGCCAACGAGGGGATCCAGATCCACGGCGGCTACGGCTACACGAAGGACTTCCCCGCCGAGCGGTTCTACCGCGACGCGAAGCTAAACGAGATCTACGAGGGCACCAGCGAGGTGCTGCGCAACACGATCGGCGACCAGTTGCTCGACTGA
- a CDS encoding PadR family transcriptional regulator: MSKWLQSGTRRDLCALLYGEELRGQELKSAIEAHYDGRLRPDRFYGAMEKLERAGYVEERTEGLHDVYSLTEAGERAVRDHHEWLADQVE; encoded by the coding sequence ATGAGCAAGTGGCTCCAGAGCGGGACGCGCCGGGACCTGTGTGCGCTGCTGTACGGCGAGGAACTGCGCGGCCAGGAGCTGAAGTCGGCGATAGAGGCCCATTACGACGGCCGCCTCCGTCCCGACCGGTTCTACGGCGCGATGGAGAAGTTAGAGCGGGCCGGCTACGTCGAGGAGCGGACCGAGGGGTTACACGACGTGTACTCGCTCACCGAGGCGGGCGAGCGCGCGGTGCGGGACCACCACGAGTGGCTGGCCGACCAGGTGGAGTGA
- a CDS encoding DUF7111 family protein, whose protein sequence is MTETATANGVTARYYETDTERVLEFERDGRTAAVAQNSEGYAMLKVRPSADGDELERYYGFDMAIDHAAELLGASPNDLPVPDGASDMGM, encoded by the coding sequence ATGACCGAGACGGCGACCGCGAACGGGGTCACCGCCCGCTACTACGAGACCGACACCGAGCGCGTCCTGGAGTTCGAACGCGACGGCCGCACCGCGGCGGTCGCACAGAACAGCGAGGGGTACGCCATGCTGAAGGTCCGCCCGAGCGCCGACGGCGACGAACTGGAGCGCTACTACGGCTTCGACATGGCGATCGACCACGCCGCGGAACTGCTGGGCGCGTCGCCGAATGACCTCCCGGTGCCCGACGGCGCGAGCGACATGGGGATGTAG
- a CDS encoding DUF7410 domain-containing protein, which yields MTADTATETRDADVPPGEPTHDCPYCGRPFAREEYRTLHVGLDHPDACTDAEVAAFREAYREESEDLRLFRLKAVGGLVLLYFGFLFTYSLVT from the coding sequence ATGACCGCAGACACAGCCACCGAGACCCGCGACGCCGACGTCCCGCCCGGCGAGCCGACACACGACTGCCCGTACTGTGGGCGGCCGTTCGCCCGCGAGGAGTACCGCACGCTCCACGTCGGGCTGGACCACCCCGACGCGTGCACCGACGCGGAGGTTGCGGCGTTCCGGGAGGCCTACCGCGAGGAGAGCGAGGACCTGCGGCTGTTCCGGCTGAAGGCGGTCGGCGGGCTCGTCCTGCTGTACTTCGGCTTCCTCTTTACGTACTCGCTGGTCACCTGA
- a CDS encoding cytochrome c oxidase subunit 3, with amino-acid sequence MTVADDTADDHGHHLPAVEDWPRGFGEASWWPFITALGAGGFYVAAALYLLGGDAGLVGSDVGPYAFVASTFVFLLGLYGWVYHAFVKAFWERGADHQSESKLRWGMIAFLGSEIATFGAGFVYYFFIRVGEWPPGEVPGLTGLVLANTVILVISSVTLHFAHVALRKNNRGRFIGLLGLTLLLGLIFIGGQAYEYYEFILVEGHTLTGGIYWNAFYGLTGLHGLHVSLGAVMLGIVFARGLTGQYSAERHTSVSTVSMYWHFVDAVWIFLVVVLYAGAA; translated from the coding sequence ATGACCGTAGCGGACGATACGGCGGACGACCACGGGCACCACCTGCCCGCGGTGGAGGACTGGCCGCGGGGATTCGGCGAGGCCAGCTGGTGGCCATTCATCACAGCACTGGGCGCCGGCGGCTTCTACGTGGCGGCGGCGCTGTACCTGCTCGGCGGCGACGCCGGGCTGGTCGGCTCCGACGTCGGACCGTACGCCTTCGTCGCGAGCACGTTCGTGTTCCTGCTCGGCCTGTACGGCTGGGTGTACCACGCGTTCGTGAAGGCGTTCTGGGAGCGCGGCGCCGACCACCAGAGCGAGAGCAAACTCCGGTGGGGGATGATCGCCTTCCTCGGCTCCGAGATAGCGACGTTCGGCGCCGGCTTCGTCTACTACTTCTTCATCCGCGTGGGCGAGTGGCCGCCGGGCGAGGTGCCCGGCCTGACCGGCCTCGTGCTGGCGAACACCGTCATCCTGGTGATAAGCAGCGTCACGCTCCACTTCGCCCACGTCGCGCTCCGGAAGAACAACCGCGGCCGCTTCATCGGCCTGCTCGGCCTGACGCTCCTGCTCGGCCTGATCTTCATCGGGGGGCAGGCCTACGAGTACTACGAGTTCATCCTCGTCGAGGGCCACACGCTGACCGGCGGCATCTACTGGAACGCGTTCTACGGCCTGACCGGCCTCCACGGGCTCCACGTCTCGCTTGGCGCGGTGATGCTCGGCATCGTGTTCGCCCGCGGGCTGACGGGGCAGTACTCCGCCGAACGGCACACCTCCGTCAGCACCGTCTCGATGTACTGGCACTTCGTCGACGCCGTCTGGATCTTCCTCGTCGTCGTCCTGTACGCCGGGGCGGCCTGA